From a single Oreochromis niloticus isolate F11D_XX linkage group LG4, O_niloticus_UMD_NMBU, whole genome shotgun sequence genomic region:
- the LOC100704716 gene encoding uncharacterized protein LOC100704716 → MDADHQETSGETKSAINTWRYRHHFTYKADQGKNIIVQCNLCLPRVNLLSTSKTSTSNLKKHLDRTHLGCEARPDAKRGRKKEEYNGEESRHCQLKKLKAEIISKCLTQAKIDDLIFNFIVEDCQSFYVLEQPGFRKLIAGLTEGLKSMDRVTLFTKVDHGFSKMREEVMSKLSSVQYVCTTADIWTAHNRSFFGMTCHWIDMDSLERKSAALAFARLQGRITYDTIAGRIHDVHVAYNIESKVQTTVTDNGSPFISVFREFALDTQESDDDIGFYENVSTVLEGEPEQDMLLFLPTVQRCASHTLEQIVTDDFWQAVSQGPMCQLHYSAMAKVFAIWSKCHHLQVGMDAAEEIGKMALVVPTVIRWNVEYCAVQKIVSLTERELTELCARLEVPRFQPEEMAFLKEYVTVFHPLAFALELFQAEQKCYLGLVIPTVLSLKNKLNEQKDAAKYFGDAVNAIVMAIDVRFQELFGSTEAKIATATTPQFRLWWMAASEREEMCALLASEASQMDPCTVTEANTSRNLSTIESEDDFFSYGSVKPAVQIQQRGVLEEIRKYVEGTGKSLECLQDFPRVKQLFLKYNTTLPSTAPVQRLFSQKGNLVTSQRNFLTDDYFERIQLLRYNSNLCSLVSE, encoded by the exons ATGGATGCGGATCACCAAGAAACCAGCGGCGAGACCAAATCGGCCATTAATACTTGGCGTTATCGACACCATTTCACGTACAAGGCAGATCAAGGGAAAAATATCATCGTCCAGTGTAATCTGTGCTTGCCGAGGGTTAATCTGCTGTCCACGTCAAAAACCTCCACTTCAAATCTAAAGAAACATTTAGAC AGAACACACTTAGGCTGTGAAGCCAGGCCTGATGCCAAGAGAGGACGGAAAAAAGAGGAATACAACGGCGAGGAAAGCAGACACTGCCAGCTCAAAAAGCTCAAAGCGGAAATCATCTCCAAATGCCTGACCCAGGCAAAGATCGATGATCTGATCTTCAACTTCATTGTGGAGGACTGCCAGTCGTTTTATGTGCTGGAGCAGCCTGGCTTCAGGAAGCTGATTGCCGGTTTAACTGAAGGGCTCAAATCCATGGACAGGGTGACCCTGTTTACTAAGGTGGACCACGGTTTCTCCAAGATGAGGGAAGAGGTGATGTCTAAGCTCAGCAGCGTCCAGTATGTGTGCACCACAGCAGACATCTGGACAGCCCACAACAGGAGCTTCTTTGGGATGACCTGTCACTGGATCGATATGGATTCTTTGGAGAGGAAATCCGCCGCCCTGGCATTTGCACGGCTGCAGGGCAGGATCACGTACGACACCATCGCCGGGCGCATACACGACGTCCACGTGGCCTACAATATTGAGAGTAAAGTTCAGACGACAGTCACAGATAACGGCAGCCCCTTCATCAGTGTCTTCAGGGAGTTCGCGCTAGACACCCAAGAAAGTGACGACGACATCGGTTTCTACGAGAACGTGAGCACCGTGCTCGAGGGTGAGCCGGAGCAGGACATGCTGCTGTTTCTGCCCACCGTGCAGCGCTGCGCATCACACACCCTGGAGCAGATCGTCACTGATGACTTCTGGCAGGCTGTGTCACAGGGGCCCATGTGCCAGCTACATTACAGTGCCATGGCTAAAGTGTTTGCCATATGGAGCAAATGCCACCATCTCCAGGTCGGGATGGACGCGGCAGAGGAGATAGGAAAGATGGCGCTCGTCGTCCCGACCGTTATACGCTGGAATGTGGAGTACTGTGCCGTGCAGAAGATCGTCTCTCTCACTGAGCGGGAGCTGACGGAGCTCTGCGCTCGCCTCGAGGTCCCACGCTTCCAGCCGGAGGAGATGGCCTTCTTGAAGGAATATGTGACTGTGTTTCACCCGCTCGCGTTTGCACTTGAACTTTTCCAGGCGGAGCAGAAATGCTACCTGGGCCTGGTCATCCCAACCGTACTCAGTCTGAAGAACaagctaaatgagcagaaggaTGCTGCAAAGTACTTCGGCGATGCCGTCAATGCTATTGTGATGGCCATCGATGTGCGGTTCCAGGAGCTGTTCGGCAGCACCGAAGCGAAGATTGCAACCGCGACAACTCCTCAGTTTCGTTTGTGGTGGATGGCGGCCTCCGAGAGGGAGGAGATGTGCGCCCTGTTGGCCTCGGAGGCGTCCCAGATGGATCCCTGCACCGTAACTGAGGCGAACACCAGCCGCAACCTGTCCACCATTGAATCAGAGGATGACTTCTTTAGCTATGGCTCAGTGAAACCGGCCGTCCAGATCCAGCAGCGGGGGGTGTTGGAGGAGATTCGCAAGTATGTAGAAGGAACGGGGAAGAGCCTCGAGTGCCTGCAGGACTTCCCAAGAGTGAAGCAGCTCTTCCTAAAATACAACACCACCCTGCCATCCACGGCCCCCGTCCAGCGTCTCTTCAGCCAGAAGGGCAACCTGGTGACGTCACAGAGAAACTTTCTGACTGACGACTATTTCGAGCGCATTCAGCTTTTGAGATACAACAGCAACCTGTGCTCTCTGGTCAGCGAGTGA
- the aimp2 gene encoding aminoacyl tRNA synthase complex-interacting multifunctional protein 2 isoform X1: MPMYQVKPICGGDIKIDLPTCMYKVPNIHAQQGKSCTPEHALQNGELDPAVKALEARQDEIMRKLYELKAAVEGLAKTVMTPDADLDLTVSSSLSSQSSTTFKSTTDLDTVLGKDLGALRDIVINANPVQPPLTLLVLHSLLCQRYRVLSTVHVHSSVASVPPQLLSCLGPRHADSYARHMFQLGFTLIWKDVPKPQMKFSIKNMCPIEGEANIARFLFKLLAPYPIDPAVATLVDSWVDTAFFQLAEGSVKERSAVLRALNSTLGSNPWLSGPEFSLADIACYCCVLQSGSASSSPANVQRWIKSCENLGHFSHAKLLLK; the protein is encoded by the exons ATGCCCATGTACCAGGTAAAGCCCATCTGTGGGGGTGACATAAAGATTGATTTGCCCACCTGCATGTACAAGGTACCAAATATCCACGCGCAGCAAGGAAAAAGCTGCACCCCCGAACACGCGCTTCAG AATGGCGAGCTGGACCCAGCCGTCAAAGCTCTGGAGGCCCGGCAGGATGAGATCATGAGAAAACTCTATGAGCTGAAAGCAGCTGTGGAGGGCTTGGCCAAGACGGTGATGACCCCTGATGCCGATCTGGACCTGACAGTcagcagcagcctctcctcccaGTCCTCCACAACCTTCAAAAGCACCACAGACCTGGACACAGTACTGggcaag GATCTCGGTGCTCTCCGTGATATCGTCATAAACGCCAACCCGGTGCAGCCACCCCTGACCTTGCTGGTGCTCCACAGCCTGCTCTGTCAGCGCTATCGAGTGCTCTCCACTGTCCACGTCCACTCCTCTGTTGCCAGTGTGCCACCACAGCTTCTGTCCTGCCTCGGACCACGGCACGCAGACAGCTACGCCCGCCACATGTTTCAGCTGGGCTTCACCCTCATATGGAAAGATG TTCCTAAACCGCAGATGAAGTTTAGCATCAAGAACATGTGTCCCATTGAGGGTGAGGCCAACATAGCACGCTTCCTCTTCAAGCTGCTTGCCCCCTATCCCATTGACCCCGCTGTTGCTACCCTGGTGGACAGCTGGGTGGATACGGCTTTCTTCCAGCTGGCAGAGGGCAGTGTCAAAGAGCGATCCGCTGTCCTGCGGGCCCTAAACTCAACTCTGGGTTCCAACCCCTGGCTATCCGGACCGGAGTTCTCCCTGGCTGATATCGCCTGCTACTGCTGCGTGCTGCAGAGCGGCTCGGCCTCCTCATCTCCGGCTAACGTCCAGCGCTGGATCAAGTCTTGCGAGAACCTGGGCCACTTCAGCCATGCCAAGCTCCTTCTGAAATGA
- the aimp2 gene encoding aminoacyl tRNA synthase complex-interacting multifunctional protein 2 isoform X2 codes for MPMYQNGELDPAVKALEARQDEIMRKLYELKAAVEGLAKTVMTPDADLDLTVSSSLSSQSSTTFKSTTDLDTVLGKDLGALRDIVINANPVQPPLTLLVLHSLLCQRYRVLSTVHVHSSVASVPPQLLSCLGPRHADSYARHMFQLGFTLIWKDVPKPQMKFSIKNMCPIEGEANIARFLFKLLAPYPIDPAVATLVDSWVDTAFFQLAEGSVKERSAVLRALNSTLGSNPWLSGPEFSLADIACYCCVLQSGSASSSPANVQRWIKSCENLGHFSHAKLLLK; via the exons ATGCCCATGTACCAG AATGGCGAGCTGGACCCAGCCGTCAAAGCTCTGGAGGCCCGGCAGGATGAGATCATGAGAAAACTCTATGAGCTGAAAGCAGCTGTGGAGGGCTTGGCCAAGACGGTGATGACCCCTGATGCCGATCTGGACCTGACAGTcagcagcagcctctcctcccaGTCCTCCACAACCTTCAAAAGCACCACAGACCTGGACACAGTACTGggcaag GATCTCGGTGCTCTCCGTGATATCGTCATAAACGCCAACCCGGTGCAGCCACCCCTGACCTTGCTGGTGCTCCACAGCCTGCTCTGTCAGCGCTATCGAGTGCTCTCCACTGTCCACGTCCACTCCTCTGTTGCCAGTGTGCCACCACAGCTTCTGTCCTGCCTCGGACCACGGCACGCAGACAGCTACGCCCGCCACATGTTTCAGCTGGGCTTCACCCTCATATGGAAAGATG TTCCTAAACCGCAGATGAAGTTTAGCATCAAGAACATGTGTCCCATTGAGGGTGAGGCCAACATAGCACGCTTCCTCTTCAAGCTGCTTGCCCCCTATCCCATTGACCCCGCTGTTGCTACCCTGGTGGACAGCTGGGTGGATACGGCTTTCTTCCAGCTGGCAGAGGGCAGTGTCAAAGAGCGATCCGCTGTCCTGCGGGCCCTAAACTCAACTCTGGGTTCCAACCCCTGGCTATCCGGACCGGAGTTCTCCCTGGCTGATATCGCCTGCTACTGCTGCGTGCTGCAGAGCGGCTCGGCCTCCTCATCTCCGGCTAACGTCCAGCGCTGGATCAAGTCTTGCGAGAACCTGGGCCACTTCAGCCATGCCAAGCTCCTTCTGAAATGA